In Rhodamnia argentea isolate NSW1041297 chromosome 5, ASM2092103v1, whole genome shotgun sequence, the DNA window aaatttctttcgtaaataaaaattttcacccaatggatttttactttagaagttatattaccaaacagattACCGCTTCAAAAGTTCTATTCCGTAAGTAATTCTGGAGCAAAAATTTACGACCaagagtgttatcatgcgcacccttagatGACCAATTGTTAGGGAGGGCTTTTGTCCTGGGGAGTTTGGCGACCCAATTGCAACCGAATTGGTTTCTCTATGGCAATAGACAACTTGGATATCAGAAATGAGAAAGCATGCCACAACACACTAATAACCGCATGGCTTCCCCCTCAAACCGATTCGTGCTCTCATATTCGAGTGCTCTTGTCggtttttttggaaaatttccaattaagggtcaaaagtaccctcattttcttaaataagggtttgaagtgggctttacttcaaataagggtctcaagtgCTTAAATCGTTTCAAAGAAGTGCATGAACGAAgggtaaaagacaaaaatacctAATCCATACAAATTGAGTTTTTTCGAATAGAATGGAAAGGGATTAATAATAGATTTTAACCTTCGTTCCCTTCACGAATTAGCATAAATAGATTGATATATTTGttgacaaaaattgaaattgcaaaatttccaaaaagaaaatgaagaatcaTAATTACACAACAATCCTAATCTCCGttactctcatttttcttttggtttttttgtctCGGCATCTTTCCTTTTGATAAATTCTTAAATTACATGCAATTTTTACAAGGTGAAGtatgtttcaaaagttatgggcgtgcatgacaacacttttcttgagcaaaagttgatttttcttcttcttgagagaaatattttttttttttactttttcaagtggctccaaaactatttttggagcaaaaaaatgctccaaaattagaaaagtaaagttgcataaccaaacggatttctacttcgtaAATTGTGTAACTCGAACggatttttgctctaaaagtgcTTCCGGAGTAAATATTTTACTTCATAAATGTTGTCATGCGTGCCATAATATTCTCATTCTCCTTTCTTTTGACTAGCAAAAGAGCATAAGCCATTATGCCTTTTGATTCGAAAATGTAATTagataaaataatataaaatacatAATTGACTCATATTTCTTTTATTGTTCATGTAATAACATAAATATCAATATTCTTCTATTGATTATCACTTCGCTTCACACATAAATCAGGGGTAGtttaatttaaaaagtaaaatatgaattttcataaaagttAAATAAGTTaggttaaattttaaaaagcaaGCGAATTTCGAGGAACCGGATTTTTAATtatcttaatttattttaataggCAATCCTATTTATATCTTAATAATACAAACTAAAAATGCATCTTAAGGAGTTGCGAGGGTtgtacatttatttatttttggtaatcATATATGTGCATTTGTAATTTTACATGGTTAAAGATATATTTTTGGTAACTAGACATTGTACCTTAGCTCAAGATAAATGTTAATCTTAATactaatataatataaaaacaCAATAATTTTTTGCGAAGAacctgctctctctccctctctctcccccaagtTCTCCTTTCTCAGCTTCAGGAAACCAGAGAGAAAACCAAACCCTAGCTTCTTGGTTCCGTTTCTCTAGTCGGTCGATGCTCCGTTGTGGCGAGCCAGTGAAGGGCCAAAGAGAGGGTTCCGTCGTTAAATGCTCTCTCTGCTCCTCCTCTCCAATTTCATGTCTACCATCGGCTTCTTCTataccccccctctctctcctggGCTCGCAAAACCCCTGATTTCTCATTCCTTTCGCATACGATTCGGACATTGCCGGAAGTGCTGGGGTGATCTGGGATTGTTTGGAATATATAGAGACGTCTGTGCGCCTGAAACATGAGTGATTCCAAGGTGCGTCTCCTCGTAACGAACTGAGAATGTGGCGCGACTCGTGAGTTTGATTGATGGGTCGTTTCTGTAATGGGTATGAGTTGATTGTGATCGTGGGTGAGTGTCTGTATGTTAATTGACGTCAAAGGGTTGGGGCTTTCTGAGTTTTTCTGGTCTGGGGAGTTCAATATTGTCGCTTGTTTCTaagtttttggaaaatttgtctCTGTTATTGCTGCTTGTTTCTCCAAGTTGTGGCTATCTTTTGGTCAATTTCAAGTGGGTTCAATGACGGATGAAGATGCATAGCTTTCGAGGTTGTGCTGGTGTATAGTTAGCTTCATCAGCATAAGTTCTGAGCTGGATATTGATGATTAAACGCAATTAATGTGAGGACCATGGATATCCATGCGAGTCTTTTTGCTCCAGGCTagttactttcattttcttgttttgttcccAGGTCAAATAGGAGACAGTATTTTGATGTATAATGTATTCTCGTCTTTGAGATGATGCTTCCTTTCGAAAGAGTCTGTTTCGTGGAAAGAACCAGGAAAGGCTTACACTTTCATGATACTGGGAAAATATGTCACTCTCTTGAGAAATATTCAAGTGTTGAATTAACAGTGTGTATATTCACATGATCCTATCAAAAAGAACATATATATGAAGAGTCattataattttcctttttgaacttTGCAGTTGACTTATTTTAATCTGGACATGAAGTTTTTATCTCTTCATAATGCTTGAGCAGGTAGTTCTCTTTGGTTCATTCACTGAAGACGAAACTAAGTCATTGCTGCTAAGGCAGTCTTCCAAAAGTGCTGAAAAGGCTGCTGATAAGAGAGAACTACGAATAGGCTCATTTCCCAATGTCAATAGCGATGATCGATCCAGCAGATATGTGGATTCTTCAGGGGGGTTAATAGCTTTTGGGAGCTTAAAACCTTTAAAGAAACATGCAGAATCAGATGTAGCAAAGGCAAAGAGCCATGCACTGATAGCTTCAGGtattccaaaagaaaatggaaacttCAATCACATCCATGTTTCCTCTAGTAGTAATGGGGGGAAAGAAGTAGAAGTAGATAGTATCAGTTCAACATCCATAAGCGGATCCCTAAATGGAGACAGTCCCTCTTGTCACTCTCAAAAGTCAATGTTTCGTGttcttgatgatgaagaagcaAAAGGCGGCGACCTGAATTGTGTTATTGGGGATTTTCCACGGATGGTGTCTAAGGAGGGAATTCTGAACGAATCAAATGGGTCTGTGCCATGTTTGAAGGACCTACTTCCACGAGGCTTAATTAATTCTGGTAACTTGTGTTTTCTTAATGCGACTCTACAAGCTCTTCTCTCCTGTGCTCCTTTTGTGCGGCTCTTGCATGACCTCAAGCAGCGAGACATTCCAAAGGTTTGTTGCGCTCATCTTACTTGTTTACATTTACAGGAGCTGTTGCAGAGCATTAACACGATGATGATTTCTTGCCTCAGTTTTATGAACTCCTCATTGCTTCAGTTCATCTTTCATCTGACTGTGCTCTCCTTGCACTTGGTTTGACTAGGTTAGTTATCCCACTTTAGTTGCATTCACTGAGTTCATCTCTGAATTCGAGATGCCTGCTGGCTCAAGCTCAAACAGAAAGGACCTCAATTCTCTGGAGACTGGAAGGCCTTTTAACCCTGCTATGTTTGGAGCCGTGCTGAAGAGTTTTACTCCAGATGTGCCAAATAGCATGTCATCAAGGCCTAGGTTTGTTCATTTTGCTAATTAATTGTTTAACTTTTTTAGCGGAACCGATCATTTTATAGCCTGCAACTATCGCTTGACGTTCATGTTGCCTTGAAGTTCTGTCAGTTGCTGTCTTCAATGTATATACATGAACACTGTACTTGAAACACAGGTAAAGGAATTTGTTTAATGAAGATGCATTATTCTTGGTGCTAGTGCTTTTTAGATGACTgatttggatatgttaatgcCCTAAGATTCTCTTACTTTGTAAGATCTTCCTTGTCAAGAGTGGCTTATGTTGTTGGTTGGCTCACTTGTTTCTGCAAGACTTCAACAGCATGTTTAAGCAATAAAGTGTTTGAAATATCATAATTATATTGTTGGGTTGCTGAATGCCATGGCTAATTTAGCAAAGGAAAGCATGAGCTTAGACATCCTGATGACACAAGAAAAGGGAAACTATTATCTTGCTGAGAATGGAATGAAATACTTTTGTTTTAAAaagaccatttctcatttttttagcaTTGTGTAAGTGATATGAAAAATGTCTCTAAGTTGGTTTCTATTGTTATTGTTGCTGTAGGCAAGAAGATGCACAGGAATTTCTAAGCTTCATCATGGATCAAATGCATGATGAATTACTTAAGCTTGGTGGGAATTGTTTGTTAGTTAatgggggaaaatcatctttagtttcttctgtggaagatgatgaatggGAGACGGTTGGCCCAAAGAACAAATCGGCAGTGACTAGAACACAAAGTTTTGTCCCATCAGAACTGAGTGATATCTTTGGTGGACAATTGAAAAGTGTGGTGAAGGCAAAAGGTACGCACTATAGTTATATGATGATAAAGTCATGGCTTTTACTGTTTAAAGTACTTTGGTGCTTTCTCTTGGTCCTTGTATATTCATCGGATGCATCGGTTACTGCTTTCTACCACGGTAGTTGTGTGAGATTTGTTTTTCTGTTCAGGAAAAAGAAACTTGTTTGTTCTTTAATTTGGTTCTATTCCATAACTGTTAAACTGTGATCTTTTTGGGCATTTTAGCCTTATATCTGCTTGGCTGAGCTGAGTTTGAATCTAGATGGTGTTGGCGATATCTAAACATGGATGGAAGAGCTGCTTCTACATGCTGATTTTCTAATCTAGTTGTTCATTACTTTGTTTTGGTCAATAAAGCTCTCTCAAAGTGATAATTTCTGGATCTCTGTATCTCTGGTTCAGGAAATAAAGCTTCTGCAACTGTTCAACCCTTTCTCTTGCTACATCTAGATATTTGCCCAGAGGCTGTTCATACTATTGAGGATGCGCTTCGATTGTTCTCAGCACCAGAAACTCTCGAGGGATATAAACCATCAGCAAGCGGAAAGGTTGTCTGAACCGACGAGTCATTACGTATTACTATTTTAATCTTTATTGTGGAACATGAAATTTTGATGGACTGAATCTTTTTATGGTCAT includes these proteins:
- the LOC115742286 gene encoding ubiquitin carboxyl-terminal hydrolase 24 → MSDSKVVLFGSFTEDETKSLLLRQSSKSAEKAADKRELRIGSFPNVNSDDRSSRYVDSSGGLIAFGSLKPLKKHAESDVAKAKSHALIASGIPKENGNFNHIHVSSSSNGGKEVEVDSISSTSISGSLNGDSPSCHSQKSMFRVLDDEEAKGGDLNCVIGDFPRMVSKEGILNESNGSVPCLKDLLPRGLINSGNLCFLNATLQALLSCAPFVRLLHDLKQRDIPKVSYPTLVAFTEFISEFEMPAGSSSNRKDLNSLETGRPFNPAMFGAVLKSFTPDVPNSMSSRPRQEDAQEFLSFIMDQMHDELLKLGGNCLLVNGGKSSLVSSVEDDEWETVGPKNKSAVTRTQSFVPSELSDIFGGQLKSVVKAKGNKASATVQPFLLLHLDICPEAVHTIEDALRLFSAPETLEGYKPSASGKASVVAARKSIKIQKLSNVLILHLMRFGYGSQGSTKLHKAVYFPLELVLGRELLVSSSTEGRKYKLVATVTHHGREPTKGHYTTDTLHANGQWLRFDDASVTVIGTNKVLHDQAYVLFYKQV